The genomic window AGGTGACGGTGCAATATGTGATCCGGCAGACGGGTACGCGCGTGGTCGGGACCTTCGTGCAAGGAGGCGCAGCGTGACCTATTCCTGTTGCGATGAGTTGCGGCGTCAGGTAGTCCGGAACCATCCAACCCTGAACGGGATCGATTTTCTGGAAGTCATCGATCATACCGCGCCGACCGAGGCTGAGCGGCAACGGAAGCTCGAACTCCATTTTGTGAAACCGTTGGGTACGTTGACGCTGGCGGCGAGCAATATCAGGATCGAAGGCGGCGAGCGCATCACGACGTTCCATGTGCTGTCAGTGGTCGCCGGCAGCGGATCCTCCGCCAACGTCTTGACCGTCGAAGTGGATCAACCCGGCGACTTCTCGACCTACACCCTGCGTCTGGTGACGGATGCGCTGAATGAGGCGGTGCCGGATGGCATCGACCCGCAACTGGCCGCCATCGACTTTTCCTTCAAGGTCGAATGTCCCAGCCCGTTTGATTGTGCGCCGAAACATCAATGTCCGGAAGTGCCGGAACCGGCGCCGGTGATCGATTATTTGACCAAGGACTACGCGAGCTTCCGCCGCGTCATGCTCGACCGAATGTCGGCACTGATGCCGCAATGGAAGGAACGGAGTCCGGCCGATCTCGGTGTCATGTTGGTAGAGGCGTTGGCATATACCGCCGATCAATTGAGTTATCAGCAGGATGCCGTCGCGACCGAAGCCTATCTGGGCACGGCGCGCCGCCGGGTGTCCGTCCGCCGCCATGCACGGCTGATGGATTACTACATGAGCGAGGGATGCAACGCGAGGACCTGGGTGCATATTCAGGTCTCCGCCGATGTCGTACGGATCGATCCTGCCAATCCGGCCGTTCCGATCGGCGCGAAGCTGACGACGCGCATCAAGGGACAGCTCACGTGCATTGCTGATGATCCACGGGTCTACGAGCAGGCCGACATGGTATTCGAAACGATGGAGCCGCTGCAGTCGCTTTACGCCGACCACAACGAGCTGCGGTTCTACAGTTGGAGTGATCAACGGTGTTGCCTTCCGAAGGGTTCCGTGACTGCCACCCTTACCGGCCATCATCCCACTCTGGCGGAGGGAATCATGTTGCTATTTGAGGAAGTCATCGGGCCTGAAACCGATTCAACCGCAGATGCCGATCCCACCAGACGTCATGTCGTGCGGCTGGATCGGGTCGTCGCAACGGCTCCAGGGGGCGGAGCGCTCACCGACCCGGTGACGAATGAGCTCATTACGGAGATCACCTGGCATCAGGAAGATGCCCTGCCGTTTCCCTTCTGCCTCTCCGCCGAGACGAAGGCCGGCTATCGCGATGCCGTCTCAGTGGCACGAGGGAATCTCGTCCTGGCCGATCATGGTGTCACTCTGGCGGATGAATCGTTGGGCTCCGTGCCGGAGCCGTTTCTCTTCATGCCCCGGACGAAGGATGCGGATCGATGCGCAGAGCTCACGCGTGAACCGGTCCCGCCGCGTTTCCGGCCCAGTCTTTCCAAGGGACCGCTCACCCATGTGGGGCCTCCCTATGACCATGCGAACTCTGCCCGGACTGCAATGCAGTGGGACCTGCGAGGGGTGCAGCCGGCTATTCGCGTGACGGGAACCAAAGGGATCGAGACGACAATGTGGACCGCGCGGCGCGATCTCCTGAACAGCGGCGCGGAGGCGGATGAGTATGTCATGGAGATTGAGAATGACGGCAGCGGAACGATTCGCTTCGGCGATGATGTCCATGGCCGGCGGCCTGAGTCAGGCACGGCGTTTACGGCCCGGTATCGCATGGGCAATGGTCGGGCAGGAAATATCGGGGCCGAATCCCTGGTCCACATTGCGTTGATCATTCCCGAAATCACGCTGGTGCGGAATCCATTGCCGGCTGTCGGCGGCCTGGAACCAGAATCGATGCAGGATGTGCGTCAGCGAGCGCCGGTAGCCTATCGCGTTCAGGAGCGCGCCGTGACCGAGGCTGATTATGCAGAGGTGACCGAACGACGCGCCGACGTGCAGCGGGCTGCCGCTACGTTTCGCTGGACCGGGAGCTGGCATACGGTGTTCGTAACGGTCGATCGGGAGGGTGGCGCGGGCCTGTCAGACGAATTTGAAACAGACATCCGCGCGCATGTCGATCGGTATCGGATGGCCGGGCATGATCTGGAAGTTGATGGTCCGCGGTTCGTCTCATTGGAAATCGATCTGCACGTCTGTGTGCGGAGCGACCATTTCCGGAGCGACGTCGAACGGGAGCTCCTCGACGTGCTGAGCAATCGCGATCTGCCGGACGGCCGTCGGGGGCTCTTCCATCCGGATCTCTGGACCTTCGGGCAGCCGGTCTATCTGAGTGCATTGTATGGCGCCGCACATCAAGTCACCGGGGTCGAGTCGGTAGACGTCCGGACGTTTCAACGGCAGGGGGTGCCGGAGAGTACCGCGTTGGACAGCGGACGACTGGACATGGCCGCGTTGGAGATTCCCCGCTTGGACAATGATCGCAATTTCCCGGAGCATGGCCAGTTGAGCATTACGTTGGGGGGCGGGAAATGAGTCAGGACGCTCGAAACGATTGCGGTTGCTGCGCAGGGATCGACGCCGCCACTCCAGGTCTGCTGTTCAACCGGCCCGGCCTTTCGGCGATCGCCTATCGCATCGGCATCTACCAGACGTTTCGACAGAGTCTCCATGCGCGGCTGTCCGATGGACGCTGGCCGGTCTTGCGCGGGCTGAGGACTCGCGATGACGATGATTTCACCATCGCGTTGTTGGATGCCTGGGCCGTCACCGGTGACATCCTCACCTTCTATCAGGAGCGCATCGCCAACGAGTCCTATCTGCGGACGGCCACGGAGCGGCTCTCGATTCTGGAGCAGTCGCGCCTGCTGGGATATCAGCTTGGAGCAGGCCTGGCTGCCGCCACGCATCTGGCCTTCACGTTGGAAGAGAGTCCCGGCCTCCCGCAACAGGCGGCCCAGCCGATGACGTTGGCCGTCGGCACAAAAGTACAGAGCATTCCCGGGCCGGATGAACAACCGCAGACCTTCGAGACCGTCGAGGCCATCGACGCGAGACCGGCATGGAACGCGCTCTTGGCTCAGCAGACACAATCGCAATCGCTCAGCTGGGACATGACGGAGTTGTGGCTGGCCGGGACGAACGTGAGTCTCACGGTCGGGGAGGTGATGCTCATTGTGATCGAGAGCGGCAGTGGGTTTGACGCCTCAATCCGGCGCGTGACCGGCGTGAACTCCCATCCCGATCGTCTGAGCACCCAGGTGCTGCTCGCAACCATCTCAACCAGCGCGAAGACGATCGCGGCTTCCAAGCCAGGTGTTTATGCCTTGCGAACGATCGCATCGCCTTTTGGGCACAATGCGCCGTTGCAACCACAGTACAACAGCAGCGGCGTGTTTCAGGGCACGTTCAGCGAATGGCCGCTTGACGTGGATGAGACGGTGACACGGATTACTCTCAGTAGCCGCAATGACAAGATCCTGAAAGACAGTGTTGCCGTCATCGAGCAGGACGACCCCGGGACTGGCTCGCGTATCTGGATCTTTTCCCTGGTCTCCGATGTGGTCCACCGGTCGGTGGCCCGGTACGGCATCGCCGGCAATGGCACGAGACTCAGTCTGAGCGCCGGTTGGACGAAAGGAGCCGATTCAACACTGGATCTGCTGCGTACAATGACCATTGCGGCTCAGAGCGAAGAACTGACGCCGGCGGCCTTGCCACTTTTCTATCCCGTTTATGGCGAGAAATTGGCCTTCGATCAACTGGTGGACGACCTGATGCCCGGACGTCCGCTGGCGGTGACCGGTATGCGCCAAGCAGTTCGTCTCAAACATCCGGCCCCTACTTCGTTCAAGGGACACAAGGTCTCGTGGGGCGGGCCTCAACCTCCGCGCGCCTTGATCTTGGACGACGGAAGCTCGGTCTCACTGGCGCCGGGTGACCAGCTTCGTCTGACCGGCAGCCCGGCAACTGTGGTGGGGGCGTCGCTTGTTCCGCTGACGCCGGAGGAGTTCGGTTCGTCGCTGACGCAGGCCCCTTCGCCGCTGCTGCGGTTGCCGTTGATGGATCGCGACGGTCAGACGGGGTTCCTGGATATCAGCGCAGGAGACATCGAGTTGGTCGCGTCGGATTCAACGACGGAGACCGTGTCGGAGATCGTCTTCATCGACGAGGCGATCGGGACCAGTATCACTCAGGATCGCGATCGCACGACCGTCCAGCTCGCGACTGCGCTGGCGAACGTCTACGAGCGCGCCACCGTCCGCATCAATGCCAATGTCGCCGCCGCCACCCATGGGGAGAGTGTGAAGGAACCGTTGGGCAGTGGGGACGCGGCGATTGCCTATCAGCAGTTCACGTTACGCCAACCTCCCGTCACCTATGTGGGTGCCGATACGCCGGATGGTTCGGCCTCGACGCTGAAGGTCTACGTCAATGAGGTGTTGTGGGAGGAAGTTCCATTCTTCTACGGGCACGGTCCCACCGAACGCATTTACATCACCAGACGGGACGACGAAGGCCATACCACGATCCGGTTCGGCGACGGCATCACGGGGGCGAGGTTGCCGACCGGTCAACACAACGTGCGGGCCGAGTATCGCAAGGGAACCGGCCTCGGGGGACTGGTACGAGCCGGGCAATTGAGCCTATTGATGAGCCGGCCGCTCGGGTTGAAGGGCGTCATAAATCCGGAAGCCGCGCAGGGGGCGGAAGATCCGGAGTCGAGAGACGATGCCCGCACGAACGCGCCCTTGACCGTGCTGACGCTGGAGCGCGCTGTGTCGTTACAGGATTACGAAGATTTCGCCAGAACCTTCTCCGGCGTCGCCAAGGCCCAAGCGGTCTGGGTCTGGGATGGCCGCAAGCGGAGCATCTTCCTCACGGTGGCCGGGCCGGGTGGAGAGCTGTTGGCGGAGGACGGCTCCGTCATCACGAAGCTGAAGGAATCCCTGCGGACGTACGGCGACCCCTTCGTCGCATTCACGGTGAAGCCCTATCGGCAGGCCTGGTTCGAGGTCGAGGGCACGGTCACGATCGAGCCTGATCATGTCAGCGACGTCGTGATGGAAGCAATCTCCGCCGATCTTGAGCAACGGTATGCGTTCGAAGCGCGGGCCTTCGGGCAGCCGGTTGCGCTGAGTGAGGTGATCGCCGCGATGCAGGCGGTTCCCGGTGTGATCGCGGTGGATGTGGACCGGTTCGCGCGCACAGACCAATCGCTGCCGGCGATTCAGCCGCGTCTGATCGCCGATCGTCCGGCGATGGGCGCGGACGGGGTCGTACCTGCGGCGGAACTGTTGCTACTTGATCCCGCGTCCTTGACTCAACTGAAGGCGATCCAATGAATCCAGAAGCAGACAAACTGTATCAGCTTCTTCCCGCGATCTATCGCATTCGCGATGCGGAACAGGGAAACGCGCTGCGCGCGTTGTGCGAGGTGTTGGCGGAAGACATCGCGGTGCTCCGGGAGAATCTCGATCAACTCTACGATGATCAGTTCATCGAGACCTGCGCCGACTGGGTGGCGCCCTATATCGGTGACCTGATCGGCTACAGAACCTTGCACGCCGTTACCGACCGGACCCGCAGCGCCAGGGCGGAAGTGGCCAATACCATCGCCTATCGTCGCCGGAAGGGCACCGCGACGGTCCTCGAACAGCTGGCCCGCGATGTCACGGGATGGAATGCGCGGGTGGTGGAGTTCTTCCAGTGGCTGGAAACCAGTCAATACATGAATCACCTGCGCCAGACCAATCTTGTCACGGTCGATATGCGGAACTGGGAAGCGTTGGAACGGCGGGACACGGCCTTCAATCAGATCGCGCATTCTGTCGACATGCGGCGTATCGAGACCCAACAGGGGCGGTACAACATACCCAACATCGGCCTCTTTCTCTGGCGGTTGGACGCCTTCGCTGTGCGGCGTTCTCCCGCATTTCGCGTGGACGATGAACGATTCCTGTTCAGTCCGTTGGGGAACAACCAGCAACTCGTGACCCGTCCACAGTCGGAAACGGACATCACCCACTTGGCCGAACCAGTGAACGTACCGGAGCCCATCAGCCGTCGAGTGCTGGATACCTATCTGGCGCAATACTACGGCCCGCAGTTGAGCCTGTTCCTGGAGGCAGACAATATCGATATGAGCCTAGGTCAGGTGCAGGTCTGCAACCTGTCGGATGACGGGGCAAGCTGGGCGCATCTACCCGTGAGTAAGGTCTCGATTGATCCGGTGCTGGGTCGCATGGCTGTCCCGCCGGGCACTCCGCCGGTCAATCTGCTGGTCACGTATCACTATGGATTCAGCATGTCGACCGGCGGCGGAGCATACGAGCGTGGCAAGACCTTCGCCCTTGGCGGCGGGTTTGTTTCCGTGACGCAGGGACAGAGTCTACAAGCGGAGCTCACCGCATCTCAGGCCGGTGGCATCGTGCAGATCGACGACAGCGGGCGGTATGCGGAAGCATTGAGCGTGAACCTTCCTGCCGCCGCGAAAGTCGAAGTGCGCGCCGCCAATGACCATCGCCCCACGCTGGTGCTCAATGGCGACTGGACGATCACCCTGGCGCCAGGGGCGGAACTCACCTTGAATGGATTACTCATCACCGGCGGGACGTTGCGCGTGACGGCAGCCGGTCCTGTGGGAACCCGTATGCTACGACTCCGTCACTGCACGTTGGTGCCGGGGCTGAGCCTGACGAGAGAGGGCGAGCCGGTGTCGCCATCCGCTCCATCGCTGGTGATCGAGCGCGAGGGCACGACCGTCGAGATCGATCACTGTTTGCTCGGAGGCCTGCGCGCCGTGGACAATACTGAGATCTCGATCACCAACACCATGGTCGATGCGACGTCGCCGACCATGGTGGCCTATGCAGCCTTGGACGATCAGGCGGCTGGAGGCGTCTTGAGCATCGTGAATAGCACCGTGATGGGCAAAGTGCACACGAAGCGGCTGGACCTCGCCTCGAACACGATCTTCGCCGCCGCCCTCGCGAACGGCGACAGCTGGAATCATCCGGTCTGGTCCGACCAAAACCAGCAGGGCTGTTGCCGGTTTTCCTTCGTGCCGCTGAACTCGATCGTGCCGCGCCGGTACCGCTGCCAACCGGATGTGGCGGTAGAGGCGGCATTGTTGGAGGCAGACCAGCCGAAAGGGAGTCTGACAGCACCGGAAACGCAGGCGATCACGCTGGCGACACAAGCGCGTGTCAGGCCGGCCTTCACGGCTCGTCGATATGGGCAGGCGGCTTATGGCCAGTTGGCGGAATCCTGTCCGGAAGAAATCCGACGCGGGGCGGACGATGAATCTGAAATGGGCGTCTTCCACGACGTGTTCGCGCCGCAGCGAGAAGACAATCTCACGATTAGATTGCAGGAGTATCTGAGGTTCGGGCTGGAGGCGGGTCTGTTTCACGCGAGCTAAGGTACGAGGCCGGCCGGACTATGGAATGACATTGTTCTCATCATTGGGAGACCGCACATGAGTGGCGATTACAGCCGGAAACGATTCAACCCTGAGAAACATTACCAGGGCGTGCTGCGGCAGCAGGGGCGAGTAGACCTGGATGCCGATTGGAATGAATATGTGGATCTTCAGGACCGCCGTTGGCGCGCGGAAACCATCGACGTGGTGGGGCGCTGCGGCGTGCCGGCCGAAACACCGGACGGATTCAAGATCGAGGTCAGCGGCGGGGAACTGAGCGTCGGTCAAGGGCGGATGTATGTCGATGGGTACGTGGCGGAAAACCACGGGACCGCGCCGGTGCTCGATGGGACGATTGAAGAGCAATACGGCACGGCGGCGCTGCCGGTGAAGAATCAGCCCTTCGGCGGACCGGTCACCATTCCGCCTCAGGTGCGGTCGCTCGTCTATCTTGACGTCTGGAGACGGGAAGTCACCTCTCTGCAGGCGCCGGATCTCATCGAGCCGGCCGTCAACGTGGATACGACCACCAGGAACCAGACCGCCTGGCAGGTCAGGGTTCTCGGCGACATCCCGGCGGATGTGAATTGCGAAACCCCGTTCGAGGACATTCCCGGTTGGCCGGCGGGAAACCGTCTCTCGTCCGCGCGGCTGACCACCACGACGGTTGCCGTCACCACGGAGCCTGATCCCTGTCTCATCCCGCCGACGGGCGGCTACCGCGGCTTGGAAAATCATCTGTACCGGGTCGAGGTGCACAGCGCGACGAACACGACGGCCAAGGTGAAGTGGTCGCGCGAGAATGCCCATGTCTCGACCACGATCCTGGAAATTATGGCCGGGCGGACAACGGTGCGTGTGGAGAGTGTGGGGCGCGACAACGTGCTCAGCTTCAAGACCGGAGATTGGGTGGAGTTCACGAGTGACGGGCGTGAGTTCGCGGGCCTGCCCGGCGAGATGCGCAAGGTGACGGTGGATGATACCAACAAGACGCTGACATTCAGTCCCGCGTTGCCGATCGCCGATTTTCCCCAAGGCGTCGCCGACGCGACCAAACATCTACGCGTGATCCGGTGGGATCAAACCGGGATCGTGCGCAAACCCGACGGGTCGGAATTGGTCAACCTGGACCTGACGACCGACGGGTTGATTGAATTGTCAGCGGGAAATCCCAGCTTCGTCTTGGAGTATGGAGTGCAAGTCACCTTGACTGTCCAGGCAGGGGGGACGCCTCAGA from Nitrospira sp. includes these protein-coding regions:
- a CDS encoding putative baseplate assembly protein, producing the protein MTYSCCDELRRQVVRNHPTLNGIDFLEVIDHTAPTEAERQRKLELHFVKPLGTLTLAASNIRIEGGERITTFHVLSVVAGSGSSANVLTVEVDQPGDFSTYTLRLVTDALNEAVPDGIDPQLAAIDFSFKVECPSPFDCAPKHQCPEVPEPAPVIDYLTKDYASFRRVMLDRMSALMPQWKERSPADLGVMLVEALAYTADQLSYQQDAVATEAYLGTARRRVSVRRHARLMDYYMSEGCNARTWVHIQVSADVVRIDPANPAVPIGAKLTTRIKGQLTCIADDPRVYEQADMVFETMEPLQSLYADHNELRFYSWSDQRCCLPKGSVTATLTGHHPTLAEGIMLLFEEVIGPETDSTADADPTRRHVVRLDRVVATAPGGGALTDPVTNELITEITWHQEDALPFPFCLSAETKAGYRDAVSVARGNLVLADHGVTLADESLGSVPEPFLFMPRTKDADRCAELTREPVPPRFRPSLSKGPLTHVGPPYDHANSARTAMQWDLRGVQPAIRVTGTKGIETTMWTARRDLLNSGAEADEYVMEIENDGSGTIRFGDDVHGRRPESGTAFTARYRMGNGRAGNIGAESLVHIALIIPEITLVRNPLPAVGGLEPESMQDVRQRAPVAYRVQERAVTEADYAEVTERRADVQRAAATFRWTGSWHTVFVTVDREGGAGLSDEFETDIRAHVDRYRMAGHDLEVDGPRFVSLEIDLHVCVRSDHFRSDVERELLDVLSNRDLPDGRRGLFHPDLWTFGQPVYLSALYGAAHQVTGVESVDVRTFQRQGVPESTALDSGRLDMAALEIPRLDNDRNFPEHGQLSITLGGGK
- a CDS encoding putative baseplate assembly protein, yielding MSQDARNDCGCCAGIDAATPGLLFNRPGLSAIAYRIGIYQTFRQSLHARLSDGRWPVLRGLRTRDDDDFTIALLDAWAVTGDILTFYQERIANESYLRTATERLSILEQSRLLGYQLGAGLAAATHLAFTLEESPGLPQQAAQPMTLAVGTKVQSIPGPDEQPQTFETVEAIDARPAWNALLAQQTQSQSLSWDMTELWLAGTNVSLTVGEVMLIVIESGSGFDASIRRVTGVNSHPDRLSTQVLLATISTSAKTIAASKPGVYALRTIASPFGHNAPLQPQYNSSGVFQGTFSEWPLDVDETVTRITLSSRNDKILKDSVAVIEQDDPGTGSRIWIFSLVSDVVHRSVARYGIAGNGTRLSLSAGWTKGADSTLDLLRTMTIAAQSEELTPAALPLFYPVYGEKLAFDQLVDDLMPGRPLAVTGMRQAVRLKHPAPTSFKGHKVSWGGPQPPRALILDDGSSVSLAPGDQLRLTGSPATVVGASLVPLTPEEFGSSLTQAPSPLLRLPLMDRDGQTGFLDISAGDIELVASDSTTETVSEIVFIDEAIGTSITQDRDRTTVQLATALANVYERATVRINANVAAATHGESVKEPLGSGDAAIAYQQFTLRQPPVTYVGADTPDGSASTLKVYVNEVLWEEVPFFYGHGPTERIYITRRDDEGHTTIRFGDGITGARLPTGQHNVRAEYRKGTGLGGLVRAGQLSLLMSRPLGLKGVINPEAAQGAEDPESRDDARTNAPLTVLTLERAVSLQDYEDFARTFSGVAKAQAVWVWDGRKRSIFLTVAGPGGELLAEDGSVITKLKESLRTYGDPFVAFTVKPYRQAWFEVEGTVTIEPDHVSDVVMEAISADLEQRYAFEARAFGQPVALSEVIAAMQAVPGVIAVDVDRFARTDQSLPAIQPRLIADRPAMGADGVVPAAELLLLDPASLTQLKAIQ